Below is a window of Gemmatimonadota bacterium DNA.
CAGGGATATCACCCAGCCTGGCCAGGGGATGGGACTTCGTGGTATGGTAGGCCAGGATGATCTCCCCGGTTTCGGAGGCGACATCGATCGCGAATACGACCCGATCATCGGCCTCACGGACGGACACCACGGGGATGTTCTCGTCCCTCAGCGCCCGTTTCAGGCCACGGACGGCGTCTTTCAGCTTGAATCCAAAAAAGGTGTGGCAGGACACCGGTCCTAAGCCCCGCCGGCAATCGGCGGGAAGAAGCTGACCACCGCGCCATCCGTCAACGGGGTGTCTTCAGCCGAGTGTTTGCCGTCGATCAGGATCAGATGAATATGGCCATCGGGGATGTCCAACTGCTCGATGATGTCGCTCGCCCTGGCCTGGTCACCGAGCTCAAGCGTCGCCGTTTTGTTGACCGCGTTCTCGGGCAGGTATTTTCTCAGCGTGGCAAAGAGCTTGACGGAAACGGTCATGGGGCATCCTCTCCAGTTCTAGTAATCGGTAAATACCTGTTTTACAGATGGTTATGCGCGCCCGGACATACCCGTGCATGGGTGATTCCTGACCGTTAACTTTACGGGAAAATCACGGTTCAATCAAGGAGAAAATCGCTCTCGTAGCGAATGGATGAGTTGTGTTTACAAGTTGTATTCGGGGTACATGCGTGGTATCATTGGGAGGTTTAACATCGGAATGTTGGCCGAAACGGAGGTCTGGCATCCAGCACTGTATGTTCCACCAGTAAGTTAAGGGAAGGGAGAATGATATGAACGGAACCCCACTCTGTCCGATTTGGGGTACGCCGACCAAACCTGATGAACTATATAGAGGCGATGGCCAATACATTGATTCGCCACGCGCTGGTGGTAAGTACTTCGTAGACGGAAGAGCGGCGATTATGGTGAATCATCTTACCGACCGAAAAAAGGCGCGCTTAACGACATGGATGATCGAACAACGTAGATCGGGTGTCAATCGTCCGGAAATATGGTCTTACGAGAACGAAATCGAATCGAAAACACGTCGAGCAGATATGATAGTCCACGCTCGTGCTGATAAGTTATTGAAGTACATTCACAATAAGACATCATATCTCGGGTTCGAATATGAGCTACAGATTCAATCAGATTCCGAGATTACGATGGAGATACTCGCCTATACGGAAAGCGTCAACGAGAACGAATTGGCGTACTTGCGTAACTACTTGATAGAAAGGTCCTGGTTAGGATTTAATCACGGAAGGAGCAAAGTTATCATAACGGTCGAAGGATACGCTCATCTAGCTGAAATGGAAAAGGCAGTCACCGATTCATCTCAGGCATTCGTGGCCATGTGGTTTGACAATTCTATGGAAGACGCTTGGACTCAAGGCATCAAACCCGCAATTGAAAATGCGGGATATAATCCTGTACGGATTGACAACCAAGAATACATCGGGAAAATTGACGATGAAATCATCGCTGAGATCAGAAGATCACGATTCATC
It encodes the following:
- a CDS encoding MoaD/ThiS family protein, which produces MTVSVKLFATLRKYLPENAVNKTATLELGDQARASDIIEQLDIPDGHIHLILIDGKHSAEDTPLTDGAVVSFFPPIAGGA